A genomic window from Cricetulus griseus strain 17A/GY chromosome 4, alternate assembly CriGri-PICRH-1.0, whole genome shotgun sequence includes:
- the LOC100759664 gene encoding histone H3.3-like isoform X2 — MACIKQTARKSRGKAPWKQLATKAARKSAPPTGGVKKPPRYRPGTVALGEIRCYQKSTELLIRKLPFQCLVQEIAQDFKTDLRFQSAAIGALQEASEAYLVGLFEDTNLCAIHAKRVTIMPKDIQLARRIRGERA, encoded by the coding sequence ATGGCTTGTATAAAGCAAACTGCCCGCAAATCCCGTGGTAAAGCACCCTGGAAACAACTGGCTACAAAAGCTGCTCGCAAGAGTGCGCCCCCTACTGGAGGGGTGAAAAAACCTCCTCGTTACAGGCCTGGTACTGTGGCACTCGGTGAAATCAGATGCTATCAGAAATCCACTGAACTTCTGATTCGCAAGCTCCCCTTCCAGTGTCTGGTTCAAGAAATTGCTCAGGACTTCAAAACAGATCTGCGCTTCCAGAGTGCAGCTATTGGTGCTTTGCAGGAGGCAAGTGAGGCCTATCTGGTTGGCCTTTTTGAAGATACCAACTTGTGTGCTATCCACGCCAAACGTGTAACAATTATGCCAAAAGATATTCAGCTAGCACGTCGCATACGCGGAGAACGTGCTTAA
- the LOC100754854 gene encoding interstitial collagenase A has translation MPSLPLLLLLWGTSSYAFPVFEEGHRQDVETTWKYLENYYNLNKDTAGNNPSGKELMATKLKQMQQLFGLKVTGKSDSQTLSAMRKPRCGVSDVTPQAITYDNPRWTKTDLTYSILNYTPYLSRAVVEESFEKAFQVWSSVTPLTFTRVYDEDGDIVLAFYRGDHDDNNPFDGPNYGLAHAFQPGPGIGGDVHFDLDERWTDTSENFNLFYVATHELGHSLGLTHSSDIGALMFPSYTWYTDDFVLNQEDINRIQALYGPSPNPIQPTGATTPQPCESGLNFDAITTFRGEVMFFKGRFYIRVNRFMAEPELNLIGILWPNLPGKLDAAYEASIIDEVRFFKGDKVWAVRTRSVLSGFPVDIHSYFGFPTSVTHIDAAVCEEETGKTYFFVDDMYWRYDEYRRSMDPGYPKLITEDFPGVGNKVDDVFQKDGYFYFFHESNQYRFNLQTRVVDASRDSNTWFNC, from the exons ATGCCTAGCCTTCCTTTGCTGTTGCTTCTTTGGGGCACCAGCTCTTATGCCTTCCCCGTGTTTGAAGAAGGACACCGGCAAGATGTGGAGACTACCTGG aaATACCTGGAAAACTACTACAACTTGAACAAAGATACAGCAGGTAACAACCCGAGTGGGAAGGAGTTGATGGCTACAAAGCTGAAGCAAATGCAGCAATTATTTGGGCTGAAAGTGACTGGAAAGTCTGATTCTCAAACCCTGAGTGCCATGAGGAAGCCCAGGTGTGGGGTATCTGATGTGACACCACAAGCTATCACTTACGACAATCCCCGCTGGACAAAAACAGATCTGACATACAG cattttaAACTACACACCATATTTGTCAAGAGCAGTTGTGGAAGAGTCCTTCGAGAAAGCCTTCCAAGTCTGGAGTAGTGTGACACCACTAACATTCACCAGGGTCTATGATGAGGATGGAGACATTGTGCTGGCTTTCTACAGAGGAG ACCATGATGACAATAACCCTTTTGATGGACCTAACTATGGCCTTGCTCACGCTTTTCAGCCAGGCCCAgggattgggggcgatgttcatttTGATCTTGATGAAAGGTGGACTGACACCAGTGAGA ATTTCAACTTATTCTATGTTGCAACTCATGAATTGGGCCACTCCCTTGGACTCACTCATTCTTCTGATATAGGGGCACTAATGTTCCCCAGCTACACATGGTACACTGATGACTTTGTGCTAAACCAGGAAGATATTAATCGCATCCAGGCTTTATATG GACCTTCCCCAAATCCCATCCAGCCCACAGGTGCAACAACCCCACAACCGTGTGAGAGTGGTCTAAACTTTGATGCTATAACTACTTTTCGGGGAGAGGTGATGTTCTTTAAAGGCAG GTTCTACATTCGAGTAAACAGATTCATGGCAGAACCTGAGCTCAATTTGATAGGTATACTCTGGCCAAATCTGCCAGGTAAACTTGATGCTGCTTATGAAGCTAGTATAATAGATGAAGTCCGCTTTTTCAAAG GCGATAAGGTGTGGGCTGTACGTACACGGAGTGTCCTGAGTGGATTCCCAGTGGACATCCACAGTTACTTCGGCTTCCCGACAAGTGTGACACACATTGACGCAGCTGTCTGTGAGGAAGAGACTGGAAAGACATACTTCTTTGTTGATGACATGTATTGGAG GTATGATGAATATAGACGGTCCATGGATCCAGGTTATCCCAAATTAATAACAGAGGACTTCCCTGGAGTTGGCAATAAAGTTGATGATGTTTTCCAGAAAGATG ggtatttctatttctttcacgAATCAAATCAATACAGATTTAACCTCCAAACAAGAGTGGTTGATGCTTCCCGGGATTCTAACACCTGGTTCAACTGCTAA
- the Mmp3 gene encoding stromelysin-1 isoform X2 yields the protein MKSLLVLVPLWLCGAVCSAYPLYGGSAREEDTGMELLQKYLENYYGLAKDVKQFTEKKNNSPVVKKIQEMQKFLGLEMTGRLDSSTMDVMLKPRCGVPDVGDFSTFPGSPKWRETHLTYRIVNYTPDLPKESVDSAIEKALKVWEEVTPLTFSKRSEGEADIMISFAAGEHGDFIPFDGPGAVLAHAYAPGLGINGDAHFDDDEQWTEDTTGTNLFLVAAHELGHSLGLFHSAKPEALMYPVYKSSGDLARFRLSQDDVDGIQSLYGPPPASPDVPVVPTKPNSLEPESSLMCSPALSFDAVSTLRGEFLFFKDRHFWRKSLRTPEAGFYLISSFWPSLPSSMDAAYEVTNRDTVFIFKGDQFWAVRGHEEQAGYPKSIHTLGLPATVGKIDAAVSDKEKKKTYFFVEDKYWRFDEKKQSMEPGYPRKIAADFPGVDSKVDAVFEAFGFFYFFSGSSQLEFDPNAKKVTHVLKSNSWFNC from the exons ATGAAGAGTCTCTTGGTCCTGGTCCCGCTATGGCTGTGTGGAGCAGTTTGCTCAGCCTACCCTCTGTATGGTGGTAGTGCAAGGGAGGAGGACACCGGTATGGAGCTTCTTCAG AAATACTTAGAAAACTACTACGGCCTTGCAAAAGATGTGAAGCAGTTCACTGAGAAAAAGAACAATAGTCCTGTTGtcaaaaaaatccaagaaatgcAGAAGTTCCTCGGGCTGGAGATGACAGGGAGGCTGGACTCCAGCACTATGGATGTGATGCTCAAGCCCAGGTGTGGCGTCCCCGATGTCGGTGATTTCAGCACCTTTCCAGGTTCACCAAAGTGGAGGGAAACCCACCTCACCTATAG GATTGTGAATTATACACCAGATTTACCGAAAGAGAGTGTGGACTCTGCCATTGAGAAAGCACTGAAAGTCTGGGAAGAGGTGACCCCACTCACGTTCTCCAAGCGCTCTGAAGGAGAGGCTGACATAATGATCTCCTTTGCAGCTGGAG AACATGGAGACTTCATCCCTTTTGATGGGCCTGGAGCAGTCTTGGCTCATGCGTATGCACCTGGGCTGGGGATTAATGGAGACGCTCACTTTGATGATGATGAACAGTGGACTGAGGACACGACAG GTACCAACTTATTCCTGGTTGCTGCTCATGAACTTGGCCACTCACTGGGCCTCTTTCACTCAGCCAAGCCTGAAGCATTGATGTACCCAGTCTACAAGTCCTCCGGAGACCTGGCCCGCTTCCGTCTCTCTCAAGATGATGTGGATGGCATTCAGTCCCTCTACG GACCTCCCCCAGCATCCCCTGATGTCCCCGTGGTACCCACCAAACCTAACTCTCTGGAACCTGAATCATCGCTGATGTGCAGTCCTGCTTTGTCCTTTGATGCAGTCAGCACCCTTCGGGGAGaattcttgttttttaaagacag GCATTTTTGGCGAAAATCTTTGAGGACCCCTGAGGCTggcttttatttgatttcttcattttggccctccctcccttccagcATGGATGCCGCATATGAGGTTACTAACAGAGACACTGTTTTCATATTTAAAG GGGATCAGTTCTGGGCTGTCCGAGGGCACGAGGAGCAAGCAGGCTACCCTAAAAGCATCCACACTTTGGGTCTCCCTGCAACTGTTGGGAAGATTGATGCCGCCGTTTCTgacaaggagaagaagaagacGTACTTCTTTGTAGAGGACAAATACTGGAG ATTTGACGAGAAGAAACAATCCATGGAGCCCGGATATCCCAGGAAGATAGCTGCAGACTTCCCAGGCGTGGACTCGAAGGTGGATGCTGTCTTTGAGGCATTTG gatttttctatttcttcagtgGATCTTCACAGTTGGAGTTTGACCCAAATGCAAAGAAAGTGACACATGTATTGAAGAGTAACAGTTGGTTTAATTGTTAG